One region of Endozoicomonas sp. Mp262 genomic DNA includes:
- a CDS encoding SCP2 sterol-binding domain-containing protein codes for MVKMLPPVPDPSILGLPIKLLPTTVIAAPIERLINRLFKVPVEEGDFDFLEDRWLKIHFSDINFNIHLGFDGTRLNIVEPRPCDVEFRGTIPAFISLATRKEDPDTLFFQRKLMIEGDTELGLGIKNLLDSLEMEQLPAEIRAILTLSNKVQSGLSKLIH; via the coding sequence ATGGTCAAAATGCTTCCACCGGTTCCAGACCCATCCATTCTTGGTTTACCAATCAAGCTACTGCCAACAACTGTTATTGCGGCACCCATTGAGCGCCTGATTAACCGCTTGTTCAAGGTTCCTGTAGAAGAAGGTGACTTTGATTTTCTCGAAGATCGCTGGCTAAAGATACATTTCAGTGATATTAACTTTAATATTCATTTGGGATTTGATGGAACCCGGCTTAACATTGTGGAACCCCGTCCCTGTGATGTTGAGTTCAGGGGAACCATTCCTGCCTTTATATCACTGGCTACCCGTAAGGAAGACCCTGACACTCTGTTTTTCCAGAGAAAATTAATGATTGAAGGCGATACCGAGCTGGGTCTGGGAATTAAAAACCTGCTGGATAGCCTCGAGATGGAGCAGCTTCCCGCTGAAATCCGGGCAATACTCACTTTAAGCAATAAAGTCCAATCTGGCCTGAGTAAATTGATTCACTAA
- the thiM gene encoding hydroxyethylthiazole kinase, with product MLKLLQLMMKIHSRLMHSEISNSLEQLRSIQPLVHNITNQVVKNSTANALLAIGASPVMAHAIEEVSDMVRLAGSLVINTGTITATRLESMLAAANTASVQNKPWILDPVGAGATPFRLESNQRLLGLKPSVVRGNASEIMALFSGQSGGKGVDSSISSESTLQFLNEKAGEYNLTIAVTGKTDLIADGKRLARIKNGHPMMARVTGTGCTATALIGAFLATCPSPWQASVSALACLGIAGELAAKESKGPGSLQVNLLDQLYGLSQEKIEQYLKLEY from the coding sequence ATGTTGAAGCTTCTTCAATTAATGATGAAAATTCACAGTAGGCTTATGCATAGTGAGATTTCCAATAGCCTTGAGCAATTAAGGTCTATACAGCCACTTGTTCATAACATTACCAATCAGGTAGTTAAAAACTCCACTGCCAATGCTTTACTGGCTATTGGAGCCTCCCCGGTAATGGCCCATGCCATTGAAGAAGTCAGCGATATGGTTAGACTGGCAGGCAGTCTTGTGATTAACACAGGCACGATCACTGCAACCCGATTGGAAAGCATGTTAGCTGCTGCAAATACTGCCAGCGTGCAAAATAAACCCTGGATTCTGGATCCTGTGGGTGCCGGTGCCACCCCTTTTCGCCTCGAGTCAAACCAGCGCTTACTTGGATTGAAACCCTCCGTAGTCAGAGGCAATGCCTCCGAAATTATGGCATTATTTTCCGGCCAATCCGGTGGCAAGGGCGTGGATAGCAGTATATCCAGCGAATCAACGCTCCAGTTTTTGAATGAAAAGGCAGGCGAGTACAATCTCACCATTGCTGTCACCGGAAAAACCGATCTGATTGCTGATGGTAAGCGGTTAGCCCGTATCAAAAATGGTCACCCGATGATGGCTCGGGTCACAGGCACCGGATGTACTGCAACAGCATTGATAGGCGCCTTTTTGGCTACCTGCCCATCGCCCTGGCAGGCGTCAGTATCAGCCCTTGCCTGCCTTGGCATTGCCGGTGAACTGGCAGCTAAAGAGAGTAAGGGGCCAGGTTCACTTCAGGTTAACTTACTGGATCAGCTTTATGGCCTGAGTCAGGAAAAAATTGAGCAATATCTAAAATTAGAATACTAA
- a CDS encoding U32 family peptidase yields MELVCPAGNFPSLKAAVDNGANAVYIGFRDETNARHFAGLNFNDRRAYKALDYARKKGVRLFVAVNTYAQARNWQRWEKAVDLCSDLGVDALIAADMGVLSYAARRYPSLNLHLSVQGSATNPGSLQFYHNQFGITRAVLPRVLSLKQVEKLVARSPVELEVFAFGSLCIMAEGRCLLSSYVTGESPNTSGACSPASAVRWQETPQGMETRLGGKLIDRFHQDEQAGYPTLCKGRFRVENRVGHALEEPTSLNTLDLIPQLAQMGISAVKIEGRQRSPAYVAEVTRVWRQALDSYQKSPASYRPKPNWEQSLEKLSEGSQTTLGAYSRPWQ; encoded by the coding sequence ATGGAGCTGGTTTGCCCTGCAGGGAATTTCCCATCTCTAAAAGCGGCTGTGGATAACGGTGCTAATGCTGTTTATATCGGGTTTAGAGATGAAACAAATGCCCGTCATTTTGCCGGTTTGAATTTCAATGACCGTCGTGCTTATAAAGCGCTGGACTATGCAAGAAAAAAGGGAGTTCGCCTTTTTGTTGCTGTTAATACTTATGCTCAGGCACGAAACTGGCAGCGTTGGGAAAAAGCGGTGGATTTATGCTCGGATCTAGGGGTGGATGCGCTTATTGCAGCGGATATGGGGGTCTTGTCTTATGCGGCCCGGCGCTATCCCTCACTCAACTTGCACCTTTCTGTGCAGGGGTCTGCCACCAATCCGGGAAGCTTGCAGTTTTACCATAATCAATTTGGTATTACCCGCGCTGTTCTTCCCCGGGTCCTTTCGTTAAAGCAAGTGGAAAAACTTGTTGCCAGGAGTCCTGTAGAACTTGAAGTTTTCGCATTTGGCAGTTTATGTATTATGGCGGAAGGACGCTGCCTGCTGTCGTCTTATGTGACGGGGGAGTCTCCCAATACTTCCGGTGCCTGCTCTCCTGCTTCTGCTGTACGCTGGCAGGAAACCCCACAGGGAATGGAAACCCGTCTGGGTGGTAAGTTAATTGACCGGTTTCATCAAGATGAACAGGCAGGATACCCCACTCTCTGTAAAGGGCGCTTCAGAGTGGAAAATCGCGTTGGCCATGCCCTGGAAGAACCAACCAGTCTGAATACACTTGACCTGATACCGCAGCTTGCTCAAATGGGAATCAGCGCCGTTAAAATTGAAGGCCGTCAAAGAAGCCCGGCCTATGTGGCAGAAGTAACCCGAGTTTGGCGGCAGGCTTTGGACAGCTACCAAAAAAGCCCAGCCAGCTATAGACCAAAACCGAACTGGGAACAGAGCCTGGAAAAACTTTCTGAAGGCTCTCAGACAACACTGGGCGCATACAGCAGGCCCTGGCAATAA
- a CDS encoding glycosyltransferase 87 family protein, which translates to MPLIQPVSKGWSTLSKAEKFTWLFWGLVTAFIFYKCISDPSGRTVVNNYLEAARFWIAGEPVYFGNHGFLYLPQFAFLVSFIAELPRWLAEVIERMVQLPLLLAGLFTFCRFIAREKEKSFFPLMTLVVFLISFSSFRNGQTNIATLGLMLLSIVALTSSQWNRAAVFMTLGIVFKPTFIVFYLLSGALHRPMYWRLPLGLLVAFLLPMLFASPGYVIDQHLGFIQTLVDAVELGVHKADWASFFGIFPQVMGVFVPEKFQTVVRLILAPVTLWLAWYAKKHYKPEMAAYYMYALPACYLMLFNPRNENNDYAILSAAIGFWLAAATHRYGSGVLKGFSWFILLGIIGAYEISVRLTPGMDAWVSPIMGTVFTLFLLMRLFLGRDERLPGK; encoded by the coding sequence ATGCCACTGATACAACCTGTGTCAAAGGGGTGGAGCACCCTTAGCAAAGCGGAAAAGTTTACCTGGCTATTCTGGGGGCTGGTCACAGCTTTTATTTTTTATAAATGTATTAGTGACCCTTCTGGAAGGACGGTGGTCAATAATTACCTGGAAGCTGCCCGGTTCTGGATTGCGGGGGAACCCGTTTATTTTGGCAATCATGGTTTTCTTTACCTGCCCCAGTTTGCTTTTCTGGTGTCTTTTATCGCAGAGTTGCCACGATGGCTGGCGGAGGTGATTGAGCGGATGGTTCAGCTTCCCCTGTTACTGGCAGGGTTGTTTACCTTTTGTCGCTTTATCGCCAGGGAGAAGGAGAAAAGCTTTTTCCCCCTGATGACCCTGGTTGTTTTTCTTATCAGCTTTTCAAGCTTCAGGAATGGCCAAACCAATATAGCCACCCTGGGATTGATGCTGTTGTCTATAGTGGCCTTAACCTCCAGCCAGTGGAATAGGGCCGCTGTATTTATGACCTTGGGAATAGTCTTCAAGCCCACATTTATTGTGTTCTATTTACTGTCCGGTGCTCTTCATCGGCCCATGTACTGGCGATTACCCTTGGGGCTGCTGGTGGCATTTTTGCTGCCAATGCTTTTTGCAAGTCCCGGGTATGTCATTGATCAGCATCTGGGGTTCATACAAACCCTGGTGGATGCGGTGGAGCTGGGTGTCCATAAAGCGGACTGGGCCAGTTTCTTTGGCATTTTTCCCCAGGTAATGGGGGTCTTTGTTCCTGAAAAGTTTCAAACGGTGGTTCGACTGATACTGGCTCCTGTCACCTTATGGCTGGCCTGGTATGCCAAAAAACACTACAAACCGGAAATGGCTGCTTACTATATGTATGCGCTGCCAGCCTGTTACCTGATGCTATTTAATCCCCGCAATGAAAACAATGACTATGCCATTTTGTCGGCGGCCATTGGCTTTTGGTTGGCGGCAGCCACCCATCGCTATGGTAGTGGTGTCTTGAAAGGTTTTTCCTGGTTCATTTTATTGGGAATTATCGGTGCCTATGAAATTTCAGTGCGCTTGACTCCCGGTATGGATGCCTGGGTATCACCGATAATGGGGACAGTGTTTACTCTCTTTCTGCTAATGCGCCTTTTTCTGGGGCGGGATGAACGCTTGCCTGGAAAATGA
- the menE gene encoding o-succinylbenzoate--CoA ligase, with product MATVQTVMPCPLRERALASPRQCLVQLAGQHYAGVITSQVSAALLDTWVEQYRHALRDQGVKKDDRLMVLTTCSLDTIILMVACLRSQIIFCPLNPLFPEKRIVEYGRNIGASWLVSGGEQVDKAVGCMIVVSRPAKAVEARIPEKKLTIDAETVMDLVATSGTTGVPKAVAHSYYNHFYSAVGSQQVIPLTGNDSWLLSLPLFHVGGLAIVFRSLLAGACMWLYQKTVPLSHFLKKASITHLSLVNTQLYRLLEIESADLFGLGVRYILLGGGVASPGLVKKAQSQGVRVLTTYGMTEMSSQVCTGEPVFNKTTVSSGSVLSYRELRLAADGEILVKGKPLALGYYKEGSLIPFVDNEGWYHTGDRGEWFAGQLLVKGRMDNMMISGGENIHPEEIEQALMGLPEIIQAVVVAVGNKEFGQRPIAYVQTTSGLLDELFTKHQLEGKIAKFKIPDRVLLFPESDVYSGIKVNRRLFQQLADKQFS from the coding sequence GTGGCAACAGTCCAGACAGTAATGCCCTGCCCCTTAAGAGAACGGGCCTTGGCTTCTCCCCGACAGTGTTTAGTACAGCTGGCAGGGCAGCACTATGCCGGTGTTATTACCAGCCAGGTATCTGCCGCCTTGCTGGACACCTGGGTTGAACAGTATCGTCATGCCTTAAGGGATCAGGGTGTCAAAAAAGATGACCGGCTGATGGTGTTGACCACCTGCTCCCTGGATACAATTATTCTGATGGTTGCCTGTTTGCGCAGTCAAATTATTTTCTGCCCTTTGAATCCTTTATTTCCAGAAAAAAGAATAGTTGAGTATGGTCGGAACATTGGGGCTTCATGGCTTGTTTCTGGAGGAGAGCAGGTGGATAAGGCAGTGGGCTGCATGATTGTTGTCAGTAGGCCTGCCAAAGCGGTAGAGGCTCGAATACCAGAGAAAAAGCTGACCATTGATGCAGAAACCGTTATGGATTTGGTGGCCACTTCCGGAACAACAGGAGTACCTAAGGCCGTAGCTCATAGTTATTACAACCATTTTTATAGTGCTGTGGGTTCCCAACAGGTGATTCCCTTGACTGGCAATGATTCCTGGTTATTGTCCCTGCCTCTGTTTCATGTGGGAGGGCTGGCCATTGTATTCAGGAGTTTATTGGCGGGAGCCTGCATGTGGCTTTATCAAAAAACAGTTCCCCTGAGTCACTTTCTGAAAAAAGCAAGCATAACCCATCTATCATTGGTCAATACCCAGTTATATCGACTGTTGGAAATAGAGTCTGCGGATTTATTTGGCCTTGGCGTCAGGTATATATTACTTGGAGGTGGTGTTGCCTCCCCCGGCCTCGTTAAAAAAGCCCAGTCCCAGGGAGTCAGGGTATTAACCACCTACGGCATGACTGAAATGAGTTCTCAGGTATGCACAGGTGAACCTGTCTTTAACAAAACAACCGTTTCTTCCGGAAGTGTACTGAGTTATCGAGAACTCAGGCTGGCAGCCGACGGTGAAATCCTGGTGAAAGGTAAACCTCTGGCGTTGGGTTACTATAAAGAGGGTAGCCTGATACCTTTTGTGGATAATGAGGGCTGGTATCATACCGGGGATCGAGGGGAATGGTTTGCGGGACAGCTCCTTGTTAAAGGGCGGATGGATAACATGATGATTTCCGGTGGTGAAAATATCCATCCCGAGGAGATTGAGCAGGCCTTAATGGGGCTGCCCGAAATTATACAGGCGGTAGTGGTTGCTGTGGGTAATAAAGAGTTCGGTCAGCGTCCGATAGCCTACGTGCAAACAACTTCCGGTTTACTGGATGAGTTATTTACAAAACATCAACTGGAGGGCAAGATTGCAAAATTCAAGATTCCCGACAGGGTTCTTTTATTTCCTGAATCGGACGTTTATTCTGGAATAAAGGTTAATCGCCGATTATTTCAGCAGCTTGCTGACAAGCAATTTTCATAA
- a CDS encoding U32 family peptidase, giving the protein MKLALGPLLYFWPKEDVLSFYNSVADSVFDRVYLGEVVCSKRRQLRFNDWMGIACQLQEAGKEVILSSMTLLESESDFAQVTKVSENSQFHIEANDMSAVQLLVSKGLPFYTGPSVNIYNGHTLRLLFELGLKGWVLPLELSGNNLTEILHQAEALGVRGLETEVFSYGYMPLAYSARCFTARANGLAKDQCEFSCIRSPAGIPLATQEDEQLFTINGIQTMSGQCLDLLDQWQVMKDKGVSVMRLSAHSDDIFTAADRLSQSMQLRTVPEHPIQDSYCSGYWYGDAGIKSGSGIV; this is encoded by the coding sequence ATGAAACTGGCACTGGGTCCGTTGCTTTATTTTTGGCCGAAAGAAGACGTTTTATCCTTTTATAACAGCGTGGCTGATTCTGTCTTTGACCGAGTCTATTTAGGAGAGGTGGTGTGTTCGAAGCGCAGGCAACTTCGTTTTAATGACTGGATGGGCATTGCCTGTCAATTGCAGGAGGCGGGAAAGGAGGTGATCCTTTCATCCATGACATTGCTGGAGTCAGAGTCAGATTTTGCCCAGGTCACCAAGGTCAGTGAAAACAGCCAGTTCCATATTGAAGCCAATGATATGTCGGCAGTTCAGCTGTTAGTTTCAAAAGGGTTACCTTTTTATACAGGCCCATCGGTGAATATCTATAACGGCCATACCCTGAGGCTATTATTTGAACTGGGTCTCAAAGGTTGGGTACTGCCACTGGAGCTATCCGGTAATAATTTAACTGAAATTCTTCACCAGGCTGAAGCCTTGGGAGTCCGCGGCCTGGAAACAGAAGTGTTCAGCTATGGCTATATGCCATTGGCCTATTCTGCCCGCTGTTTTACTGCAAGAGCCAATGGCCTGGCTAAAGATCAATGTGAATTTTCCTGTATACGATCACCGGCAGGTATTCCCCTGGCCACTCAGGAAGATGAACAGCTGTTTACCATTAATGGTATTCAAACCATGTCGGGACAGTGCCTCGATTTATTGGATCAGTGGCAAGTCATGAAAGATAAAGGGGTATCGGTTATGCGCTTATCAGCGCATTCTGATGATATATTTACTGCTGCTGACCGTCTTTCTCAGAGCATGCAGTTAAGGACGGTGCCAGAACACCCTATACAAGATAGCTATTGCAGCGGTTATTGGTATGGAGATGCGGGTATAAAATCCGGTTCTGGCATTGTCTAA
- the msrA gene encoding peptide-methionine (S)-S-oxide reductase MsrA, whose amino-acid sequence MAVFDKQRLPSAEEALPGRSTPVSVPSRHFINGHSLAPPFPDNIELIYLGMGCFWGAERLFWQQGGVWTTAVGYMGGYTANPIYEEVCSGLTGHVEVVLVGYDPQIIATDSVIRLFWETHDPTQGMRQGNDKGSQYRSAIFVTSPVQHELAIRSLERYQKALSTQEGGKITTAIEQAGTFYYAEEYHQQYLGKNPGGYCGIGGTGVCLPNE is encoded by the coding sequence ATGGCTGTTTTTGATAAACAACGACTGCCTTCGGCAGAAGAGGCGCTGCCAGGCCGGTCAACCCCTGTTTCTGTGCCATCAAGACACTTTATTAACGGGCACTCATTAGCACCTCCCTTTCCTGATAATATTGAATTGATTTATCTGGGAATGGGGTGCTTTTGGGGGGCAGAAAGGCTCTTTTGGCAGCAGGGAGGTGTTTGGACAACGGCTGTGGGTTATATGGGAGGGTATACAGCCAACCCCATCTATGAAGAGGTGTGTTCAGGGCTGACGGGGCATGTTGAGGTTGTGCTGGTGGGATATGATCCACAGATCATTGCCACCGATAGTGTTATCCGGCTCTTTTGGGAAACTCATGACCCCACCCAGGGCATGAGACAGGGGAATGATAAGGGCTCCCAATACCGGTCAGCAATCTTTGTGACCTCCCCGGTGCAGCATGAGCTGGCCATAAGATCGCTGGAGCGGTATCAGAAAGCTCTCAGTACGCAGGAAGGTGGCAAAATAACCACTGCTATCGAGCAGGCTGGCACGTTTTACTATGCGGAGGAGTACCATCAGCAGTATCTGGGAAAAAATCCAGGAGGTTACTGCGGTATTGGGGGAACTGGAGTCTGTTTGCCTAACGAATAA
- a CDS encoding L-alanine exporter AlaE: protein MAVSEGNMAIKREVLADIFALITFSLVTGLFIEIMIAGLSIEQSMMSRLLSIPVNLMIARPYGLYRDWIMCKGRASGASQLRLTFLDVIAYVTFQLPVYAGLVASAGASVDQIVVACAMQVGGFVLLARPYGLYLQGCRNWMLRAFLQPV, encoded by the coding sequence ATGGCTGTTTCCGAGGGTAATATGGCGATCAAAAGGGAAGTGCTGGCAGATATATTTGCCTTGATAACATTCAGCCTGGTGACAGGTTTATTTATAGAAATCATGATAGCAGGGCTTAGTATTGAGCAATCAATGATGTCACGTCTGCTCAGCATCCCTGTCAACCTTATGATTGCCCGACCCTATGGCTTGTACCGGGACTGGATTATGTGCAAAGGTAGAGCGAGTGGGGCAAGCCAGCTGCGTTTAACCTTTTTGGATGTTATTGCCTATGTTACCTTCCAGTTGCCAGTCTATGCAGGACTGGTTGCCAGTGCAGGTGCTTCTGTTGACCAGATTGTAGTGGCTTGTGCCATGCAGGTGGGGGGATTTGTTTTACTTGCCCGCCCTTATGGTCTTTACTTGCAGGGTTGTCGTAACTGGATGTTGAGGGCTTTTTTGCAGCCAGTATGA
- a CDS encoding TolC family outer membrane protein produces the protein MNKKLSTSIVTLLMILLFESDTAWAETLQEAINTTLENNPQAQASLNRFQASATAVNEARSGYLPTVDIHTGIGYQRLDSPLTRDRGDKPPLNQHNFKVHQNSLSINQNLFHGFSTTHELEKSKEQKYADQEKLRVTAESLAQKVSEVYFDVLNSRKQVEIAQKNLEVHQRIHRFILHRSVQGISNESELYQIDGRLARAQAELIKTTHHLKDAESSYIKLTNQFPGELTPPSFEYAYLPESLDEAIKITVSEHPALLAMGHEVKSSEAAYDQSRSLFLPSVNLSVTKRWDKNVNGMEGRHDDTMAVVSLSYNLFSGGAHSAKRQAAAYRAEESRANQQETHRDILVRLRHAWARLQLTLEQEPHLAKYQDASQKTADSYKKQYDIGRRSLIDLLNSESESYQAEGQYTQAQYQVLAAQFDVLACMGQILNKLKLHIPTSWHVKGIYNSNN, from the coding sequence ATGAATAAAAAATTGTCTACTTCGATAGTCACGCTTTTGATGATATTGCTATTTGAATCTGATACTGCATGGGCTGAAACCCTGCAAGAAGCTATAAACACAACCCTTGAGAATAACCCCCAGGCCCAGGCATCCCTCAACCGTTTCCAGGCCAGCGCAACGGCAGTGAATGAAGCACGAAGCGGTTATCTGCCCACGGTAGATATCCACACCGGCATTGGCTACCAACGACTGGATAGCCCCTTAACCCGTGACAGAGGCGATAAGCCACCCCTCAACCAGCACAATTTCAAGGTTCACCAAAACTCACTTTCCATTAACCAAAACCTTTTTCACGGTTTCTCTACAACCCATGAGCTTGAGAAGTCGAAAGAACAAAAGTATGCCGACCAGGAAAAACTAAGGGTCACAGCTGAATCACTGGCCCAAAAAGTCAGTGAGGTTTACTTCGATGTACTCAACTCAAGAAAACAAGTAGAGATAGCCCAAAAAAATCTGGAAGTTCATCAACGCATACATCGTTTTATACTGCATCGATCAGTACAGGGCATTAGTAACGAGTCCGAGCTTTATCAGATTGATGGACGACTTGCCCGTGCACAGGCAGAACTGATTAAAACCACTCATCACCTGAAAGATGCTGAAAGCAGCTATATCAAGTTAACCAACCAGTTTCCTGGCGAACTGACGCCCCCTTCTTTCGAATACGCCTATCTGCCTGAAAGTCTGGATGAAGCCATTAAGATTACCGTCAGTGAACACCCGGCACTCCTCGCCATGGGCCATGAGGTGAAGTCATCAGAGGCCGCCTATGACCAGAGCCGCAGCCTTTTCCTGCCTTCCGTCAACCTGTCTGTCACCAAACGCTGGGATAAAAATGTCAATGGCATGGAAGGGCGGCATGACGATACCATGGCCGTCGTATCATTATCCTACAACCTGTTTAGCGGTGGTGCCCACTCGGCAAAACGTCAGGCAGCCGCCTACCGAGCCGAAGAAAGCAGGGCCAACCAACAGGAAACACACCGGGATATCCTGGTTCGACTCCGTCACGCCTGGGCAAGGCTTCAGCTAACCCTGGAGCAGGAACCTCACCTGGCAAAGTATCAGGATGCCAGCCAAAAAACCGCTGACTCCTACAAAAAACAATACGATATTGGCAGACGCAGCCTGATTGACCTGCTCAACAGTGAGAGCGAAAGTTATCAGGCAGAAGGCCAGTACACCCAGGCACAATATCAGGTACTCGCGGCACAGTTTGATGTTCTCGCCTGTATGGGGCAGATTCTGAATAAGCTAAAACTGCATATTCCAACAAGCTGGCATGTCAAAGGAATTTATAATAGCAATAATTAG
- the hemG gene encoding menaquinone-dependent protoporphyrinogen IX dehydrogenase: MSRIALLYMSREGQTKKISEKVALCLRQAGHGVEVYSIDSMTGSFAWDEFDAIVLGCSIRYGKHHAPFRKFVDQYARQLNSKPSFFFSVNLTARKPERAQPYNNLYLKKYLESIQWQPDKVEVFAGALLYSQYDFFNKGMIRLIMKMTGGPTDTSVDTEFTDWSRVISFARDIDIFLSRSSDAMDEDYNHLHRRVAS; encoded by the coding sequence ATGTCTCGTATAGCGCTGTTATATATGAGCCGTGAAGGCCAGACAAAGAAAATTTCTGAAAAAGTAGCCCTCTGCCTTCGGCAAGCGGGACATGGGGTTGAAGTATACTCAATAGATAGCATGACCGGGTCTTTTGCATGGGATGAGTTTGATGCAATAGTTTTGGGGTGTTCCATTCGTTATGGTAAGCACCATGCGCCTTTTAGAAAATTTGTTGATCAATATGCACGGCAGTTAAATAGCAAGCCCAGCTTTTTTTTCTCTGTAAACCTCACCGCAAGAAAGCCCGAACGGGCACAGCCATACAATAATCTGTATTTGAAGAAATACCTTGAGTCTATCCAATGGCAGCCTGATAAGGTAGAGGTCTTTGCGGGTGCTTTGCTGTATTCGCAATATGATTTTTTTAATAAAGGTATGATCCGATTGATCATGAAAATGACCGGAGGACCCACGGATACAAGTGTTGATACGGAATTCACGGACTGGAGTCGTGTGATAAGTTTTGCCCGTGATATAGATATTTTTCTTAGCCGGTCTTCTGACGCTATGGATGAAGATTATAACCATTTACACCGCAGGGTTGCTTCTTAA
- a CDS encoding M23 family metallopeptidase, with amino-acid sequence MRILSYKKLLITGFLALVAMAVRASPVLDERGLSSELVPGGIYIGHAEPGTQIFYEGEAVRVSKQGWFILGFGRNAELVQHYQQVLPGKPPEEVELKLQPREYKIQRINGVAKKYIQPAKAVLARIQLENGLVKEARTLDSGYTDFFEGFSWPLTGPVTGVYGSQRYFNGKPRRPHYGVDVAAPVGTPVVAPADGVVTLAESDLYFSGGTVIMDHGFGLSSSFLHLSRVSVARGQVVKRGDTIGLVGATGRVTGAHLDWRINWFDKRLDPQLLAGAQNR; translated from the coding sequence ATGAGAATTTTAAGCTATAAAAAATTATTGATCACAGGATTTTTGGCGTTAGTGGCTATGGCTGTCAGGGCTTCACCGGTTCTGGATGAGCGTGGACTCAGCTCTGAGCTGGTTCCAGGAGGGATTTACATTGGCCATGCCGAGCCGGGAACCCAGATATTCTATGAAGGAGAGGCGGTTAGAGTTTCAAAACAGGGGTGGTTTATACTGGGATTTGGTCGTAATGCTGAACTGGTACAACACTATCAACAGGTTTTACCCGGTAAGCCCCCTGAAGAGGTCGAGCTAAAACTGCAACCCAGGGAATATAAAATTCAAAGGATTAATGGCGTAGCAAAAAAGTATATTCAGCCAGCCAAGGCTGTACTTGCCCGAATTCAACTTGAAAATGGTCTTGTTAAAGAGGCAAGAACCCTTGATTCCGGTTATACCGATTTTTTTGAAGGGTTTAGCTGGCCATTAACAGGGCCTGTAACCGGTGTTTACGGGAGTCAGCGATACTTTAATGGCAAGCCTCGCAGACCCCATTATGGTGTGGATGTTGCGGCTCCGGTGGGTACGCCAGTGGTTGCTCCTGCTGATGGTGTAGTCACTCTGGCAGAGTCAGATTTATATTTTTCCGGGGGAACGGTGATTATGGATCATGGCTTTGGCCTCTCTTCCAGTTTTTTGCATCTTAGCCGGGTATCTGTGGCCAGGGGGCAGGTGGTTAAAAGGGGGGATACGATTGGTCTGGTTGGAGCGACAGGTCGAGTTACCGGGGCACACCTGGACTGGCGTATAAACTGGTTTGATAAGCGCCTTGATCCCCAATTGCTGGCAGGGGCGCAGAATCGTTAA
- the thpR gene encoding RNA 2',3'-cyclic phosphodiesterase, whose product MNNKAEHQPIRAFLAVRLPLDLAATLYKKARHRLVGAQQEMFRWVVPQQQHVTLKFLGNSSQEQLNQLVAYLEEQLAGLSSFDCMTGRFDFFPDASRPKVLALHMHSGQQLRKIAAICEEGAVRIGFKRERRNFTPHVTLARFSKRRQVTYSDFFNLPSFVMDVGEVVLMQSHTTEEGSVYKTLHAFPLKPSRYRA is encoded by the coding sequence ATGAACAACAAAGCAGAGCATCAACCTATTCGGGCATTTCTTGCCGTCAGGCTACCCCTGGATCTGGCAGCAACTCTTTATAAAAAGGCACGGCACCGGTTAGTTGGGGCTCAGCAGGAAATGTTCAGGTGGGTTGTACCACAGCAGCAGCATGTGACATTAAAGTTTCTTGGCAATAGTAGTCAGGAGCAGTTGAACCAGCTGGTAGCGTATCTTGAAGAGCAATTAGCAGGCCTGTCTTCATTTGACTGCATGACCGGACGCTTTGACTTTTTTCCGGATGCCAGTCGTCCCAAGGTTCTGGCTCTCCATATGCATTCCGGGCAGCAATTAAGAAAGATTGCGGCTATCTGTGAAGAAGGGGCGGTTCGTATTGGCTTTAAGCGTGAAAGGCGTAATTTCACGCCTCATGTAACACTGGCGCGTTTCAGTAAGCGCCGGCAGGTGACCTATAGTGATTTTTTTAATTTGCCCAGTTTTGTGATGGATGTGGGGGAAGTGGTTTTGATGCAAAGCCATACAACAGAAGAAGGTTCTGTCTATAAAACACTTCATGCTTTCCCCTTGAAACCCTCAAGGTATAGAGCCTAA